The uncultured Fibrobacter sp. DNA window GTCGACGCTTTCGGGGGAAACGAGCTGGTAGACGACGTCACGCTTGGTCTTGATGTTCTTGACGGTGACGGTCGCTCCGAACTTGATGGTGTCGGAGGTGGCGTCAAAGGCGACGACTTCGGCGCGGGCGAGCTGGTCTTGCAACTTGGGCAGTTCCACGTTATCGATGGCGGCGAGACGTTCCTTGGCCGCATGGTATTCTGCGTTTTCGCTTAAATCGCCTTGTGCACGGGCGTCAATGAGTTCTTGGAGGACGCGGGGGCGTTCTACATTTTTTAAATTATTGAGGTCCTTGACGAGCTGGTCATAGGCTTCTTGTGTAAACGGGATCTTCTTTTC harbors:
- the greA gene encoding transcription elongation factor GreA; amino-acid sequence: MEKKIPFTQEAYDQLVKDLNNLKNVERPRVLQELIDARAQGDLSENAEYHAAKERLAAIDNVELPKLQDQLARAEVVAFDATSDTIKFGATVTVKNIKTKRDVVYQLVSPESVDALNGKISFKSPIGAALMGKKRGDTVEVTTPKGVNKFEIIDFK